From Leptospira limi:
ACGCTCGGCCTGCGGCAAATTCCCTTTCTGGCATTCGCCTTGCGTTCGCAAGCTACATGCCAGTCCCTAACGTCCCGTTCCGGGACTCAGGGTCAGGGAACTTCGGTAAGTCTAGTTCGTTATGCGTAATGGCAAAAACTTAAAAGGAAAATATGAAAACAAAAATATTTATAAGTTATTCCGACAAAGATAGGAAGAAAATATCTTTAATTGAAAAGGAATTTAAGGATACGCCTGAAATTGAATTAATCATAATTGCGAATAATAAATCTGAAATGGTTACTTTAACTAAAAAAGTTACTGATGGAATCAAAAAAGCTGAATACTTTATACCTATATTAACAAAGCAGTCTATATCGGAGCAATGGATAAACCAGGAAATTGGTTATGCAAGTGCATACAAAGAAAATATAAATGAATCATTAAACATATTGCCAATTGCAGAAAAATCTATTTTAAACAATCTTAAAGGGTTTATACACAAACAGTTTGATATTTCATTTACCTTTGAAGGTGTTGAAACTAATGCCAGAGCAGAATCAATTCGATTTAAGAAAACTGTCATTGCATTAAAAGAATTTATTCTAGACAACAGCAACTTAAAGTCCGGAAAAACGAGAACTAACGACTTATACAAATTAATAGTAAATAAACGATTCAATTTTGTTTTTAACAGTGAAAATAATAGGTCAAAAATAATTGAATTTTCACCTGATGGAACAATAACAAAGGGTAAAAACCAAAATGAAGACTCATGGGAAATTAAAAATGAGAAATTAATCATTAAAAATTCGCAGGGTCAAATTTTTAGTACATTTCTCTATGATTCGAAAACAAAGATGTTAAAACATACAAATGAAAAGAATACTTTATCTCTTAAAAACCAATACATGGTTCCAATTGAATAATATTGCCACTACGCATAACAGCGGGGAAACGCTGCGCTTCGGCACTTACGGCCTTGCTTGGGCTGCGCCACATTCCCTTTCTGTCACTCGTTTGCATTCGCAAACTCCGTGCCAGTCCCTAACGTCCCGTCCGGGACTCAGGGTCAGGGAACGTCGTCTCCCCTAGTTCGTTAATTGCAATTAGTTGATACTTAGAAAATAACGCGCAAATTTTTTTCATGAGGGTGTTGTCGATTCAAGCTTTGAAAGAGTACAATTTCAGCTGATTTCTCCACGAAAGTTCTGTTTGTAATTTACGCTTTTAAGATTTAAAAGAAAAAATTTGCGCTCGCTTTTGTTGACCTTTCGACATAAATCTTTTATTATAATAACTAACTGCAATTAACATACGCTAACCACTGCGCTTCGGGACTTTGGCCCTCGCTTGGCCTTCGGCACATAGGCTTCTGGCACTCCTCTTGCTCAAGCAAGCGTCGTGCCAGTCCCTAACGCCTCTTCGAGGCTCAGGGCCAGCCTACGTCGGTTAGCTAGTTCGTTATACGACATGACAAAAAATTGAATCATTAATATGAAAAAGCTAAAAAATATAATCACTATTCTACTCTTCTTAAACTCTGCGTTATTTTCGCAGTCAAGCAAACCTACTTTCGAAACAGGTATCAAAGCCCTAAGAGCTCAGTTCATTCCATTCGAATATAGTAGAGATAAAACTGATGCTATTCCGCTTTGGGGATACAAAGTTAATGATTTGAGGAGCAATACTAAAACTATTAATCCTTTTTTCTTCATTTATAAAAACCTAGATAAGGGATTTGGTCTTGAATTTGAATACTCTAAAATTCAATTAGAAAGAGCCAATTATGATATTGATAATATTTATAGAGTTAACAATACCACACAATATGATCGCTATAAGGAATATTTAAGAAATAACGAAAGAAATGATTATAAATTAAACTTCTTTTTTTATCTTTCACCAGCAATTAAAGAATATTTTGCAATTGGCGGTGGTATCAGAAAAATTGATAGAATTAGAAATAGTTCGAAAGATAACTTTACTGCTGAAGAAAAAATAATTGCTTTAGGACCTCAGATTGTTTTGAAATCTAAAATTCCCATCACTGATCAGCTTTCCCTTAACTTTGGATTAGATTTATATCATGCTCAAGGAAAAAGAGATTACTATTATCTTGATTCTAATCTATATTATTTCCCTTCCGGAGCAGCATCCACTCTTACAAGTATTAAAGGGAATGGTCAAACTAAAGGTGTTTTTCAAGGTTATGAAGCTAATATCTCTTTGAAATACAATTTTTTGGAGAACTTCAATCTTGCGTTCGGTTATAATTATAACTATTCTTATTTTAAATATGAAGATTTGAATGATTCTATTTATTCTTATTCTTCGTTCAGAAATACATTTGGGTATGAAAATAGTAAACTATCTAATGGAAAGGAAATTATTAGAGGTTTTTATATTTCAGCATCGACCGTATTCTAATTGTCACGTCGTATAACAGCGACTTACCGCTTCACTTCGGGACAAGCCCTCGTTCGGCCTATGGCAAATTGTCCTCCTGGCATTCGCCTTGCTTACGCAAGCTACATGCCAGTCCCTAACGTCCCGTTGGGACTCAGGGTCGGACAACTTCGGTAAGTCTAGTTCGTTCTACGACATTTCCGAAAAATCTATAAAAGAACGGGCGTCCATGCCCGTAAGAACGAAAAAAAGGTAGAGAAAAAGATTACTTAATTCTTGACAAACATTACATGCGCGTTATATTACTCTAAGTGTATGAAATAAAAAGAACCGAAGAGATGGTTCTCTGGTTAAAAGATCTAGATAATGATGCAAAAAAGGATATTTTAGTTTCTATCGAAATTCTTAAAGAGTTTGGACCTAGACTTGGAAGACCACATGTTGACACCATTACAGGTTCTAAAATTAAAAATTTAAAGGAACTTAGAGTTAATAGCAAAAATAGACCCTTTAGGATATTTTTCGTTTTTGATCCTAAGAGAAATGCTATTTTACTCATTGGCGGAAATAAAGCTACTTCTAAGAAATTTTATCCAACCATGATTAAAAAATCTGAAGAATTATACTCGGAATATTTGGGAGATTTGTAATATGATTAAGAAAAAAAAAGAATTAAAAAGTTTTGATACTGATCTTACTAAATTTGTCTCACAAGATATTATTGATCAAGCAAAAGCTGAGGCTCAAAAGCAAATTTTCAAATTGAAGCTTGCTGAACTAAGACAAAAACAAGGAATCAAGCAAACTGATGTGGATGGTTTTTCTCAAGTCAGTGTTTCTAGAATTGAATCTAGGTCTGATATTAAAATCTCTACACTAGTCGATTATGTTCACGCCTGTGGATTTGATGTTGAAATTAAAGCTGTCCCCAAAAAAAAGAAAAACAAAGAAGTATTTGTTTTATTAAGAGCCTAAGAAAACGCCATCCGTGGCTTAATCAAATCACGATATTCGAAAACGTCGTATAACAGCGACTAACCGCTTCGCTTCGGGACTTACGCCCTCGCTCGGTCTGCGACACATAGGCTTTTGTCACTCCTCTTGCTTACGCAAGCCTCGTGCCAATCCCTAACGTCCCGTCCGGGACTCAGGGCCAGCCTACGTCGGTTAGTCTAGTTCGTTAGCCGAAATGTTAATAATCTAATCTCACAAAAGAAGGAAAAATTGAAAGACTCTAAAATTGCAAACTTAATTAACCCTTTAATAGCTATATTTTTATTTTACGGTATTTCTGGATGTACTAGTAAAACAACGAATATAAAAAAAACTGAAAATTGTAATGGGAAACTTGAAAATCTTTCAGAGGTAGAAAATCCTGAACAATTCGAATCATTTATCAAAACTATTAAAAATAAAGACTGTTTAGAATTAAAAAAATGGCTTTCTGATCATTTCTTTTACAGCTTAGATGAAGTGATGGTTTATATTCCTTTCTATAAAAAAAATAACTATACAAATGGTGCAGATATATGTGACTTTTTTTATAACCAAAAAACATTCCAATCCATAATCTTCGAAGAGAGTAATGTAAATAATGTGATTTCGCCTTACGGTTTGATTCAATATGCAAATGAAATTAAGATTTTTGGAACACCAAATATTGATTCAAAACCTTATGAAGCTATTCTACAAGTGAGTGCATGTATAAATGGAACACCAGATACAGGTCTTGAAACACTTTTTAATTTTGAATGTTATTCAAAACCAGTTTCAAAATGTAAATTTAAGGGAGTATATTCGTGGACGCGAATTAATACCAATAATTAGCTTAATATATAAATTTCAATTCCAAAACGCTAAAATTTCATTTATTTCATAAATTGCTAAAGAATACGATCCATAACTTGAATCTTTTAACATTAACACTTCGGCTAACAGCGACTTACCGCTTCGCTTCGGCACAAGGCCTCGCTCGGCCTTCGGCAAATTCCCTTTCTGGCATTCGCCTTGCATTCGCAAGCTACATGCCAGTCCCTAACGTCCCGTTTCCGGGACTCAGGGGCAGGGAACTTCGGTAAGTCTAGTTCGTTATGCGTAATTTCCAAAATATATTTATTAGAATGAAAAGTGATAATAGAAAAAAATTTAAAATTCTTCTCTGTCTGTTAATGTGCATCATTATAAACTGCAATGAGTTCAAATACGATGAAAAAAAAGACAAGGCTAAAAATTCAAAAATTCTAGATATAGACAATGCGATACAGAAACCAGATCGATTTGCAAAATTAATAAATATTATCAAAGAGAAAAACTGTAAATCCTTCAAAGAGTTAATCGGAAGAGATTTCTATTATTTATTAAGTGACACCTCAATTGCAATGATCTTTAAAAGAGAAAATAATTTTAAGGAATCAACCTTGAATGTTGATGTTTGTAATATAATTTTCGATGATAATAAATTAACTGAATCATTTTTTAATCTAACTGGTGACAATTACAATACATATTCTCCCTTTTCACTCCTAAACTCCGCCAAAAATCTGCGTTTTACACAAACAGTAGATAGTAATTCAGATTTTAGAATACACTTTGATATAGAAAATATAAAAATTGATTCATTGGAAATAGATGTAGGCACCAGTTTCCTTTTTAAATGCGATAGCAATAAATTTTTGAATTGTCATCTCGAAGGCTTCACCACTAATTTCTTTCGCTAAGTTAAACAAATTTTTGTAATTTAAAAAATAACAATTAATAATTTGAATTATATACCTCCATGTGTATAAATGGAAACTACGCATAACAGCACCTTAACGCTTCGCTTCGGCACTTGCGGCCTCGCTCGGTCTGCGACACATAGGCTTTCTGTCACTCGTTTGCATCCGCAAACTACGTGCCAGTCCCTAACGTCCCGTTCCGGGACTCAGGGTCAGCCTACGTCGTTAAGGCTAGTTCGTTATGCGAAATAATTGAAAAATATTATGGAAGATAAAAATCAAAAAATAGAATCGGCAATACAAAAAACAGGATTTCTATTTGAGAATCTTGTATCTAACCTACTTTCTGAAAATGGCTGGTTTGTAATTAATAATAGATATTATTTTGATAACACCCTCGAAATTGAAAGAGAACTCGATTTGATTGCATACAAAGTGGATAAAATATCTGAATTCAC
This genomic window contains:
- a CDS encoding type II toxin-antitoxin system RelE/ParE family toxin; this encodes MVLWLKDLDNDAKKDILVSIEILKEFGPRLGRPHVDTITGSKIKNLKELRVNSKNRPFRIFFVFDPKRNAILLIGGNKATSKKFYPTMIKKSEELYSEYLGDL
- a CDS encoding TIR domain-containing protein — encoded protein: MKTKIFISYSDKDRKKISLIEKEFKDTPEIELIIIANNKSEMVTLTKKVTDGIKKAEYFIPILTKQSISEQWINQEIGYASAYKENINESLNILPIAEKSILNNLKGFIHKQFDISFTFEGVETNARAESIRFKKTVIALKEFILDNSNLKSGKTRTNDLYKLIVNKRFNFVFNSENNRSKIIEFSPDGTITKGKNQNEDSWEIKNEKLIIKNSQGQIFSTFLYDSKTKMLKHTNEKNTLSLKNQYMVPIE
- a CDS encoding LA_2444/LA_4059 family outer membrane protein, whose protein sequence is MKKLKNIITILLFLNSALFSQSSKPTFETGIKALRAQFIPFEYSRDKTDAIPLWGYKVNDLRSNTKTINPFFFIYKNLDKGFGLEFEYSKIQLERANYDIDNIYRVNNTTQYDRYKEYLRNNERNDYKLNFFFYLSPAIKEYFAIGGGIRKIDRIRNSSKDNFTAEEKIIALGPQIVLKSKIPITDQLSLNFGLDLYHAQGKRDYYYLDSNLYYFPSGAASTLTSIKGNGQTKGVFQGYEANISLKYNFLENFNLAFGYNYNYSYFKYEDLNDSIYSYSSFRNTFGYENSKLSNGKEIIRGFYISASTVF
- a CDS encoding helix-turn-helix domain-containing protein; this encodes MIKKKKELKSFDTDLTKFVSQDIIDQAKAEAQKQIFKLKLAELRQKQGIKQTDVDGFSQVSVSRIESRSDIKISTLVDYVHACGFDVEIKAVPKKKKNKEVFVLLRA